A single Fusarium oxysporum Fo47 chromosome IV, complete sequence DNA region contains:
- a CDS encoding amino acid permease/ SLC12A domain-containing protein: MGYQEDPESKAVEAPNVSDTSPGVLIDHNSVDREYGRTVRGLSPRHVQLMAIGGSIGTGLFVGIGGVLSSAGPLSVVLGYLIWGVFFVWPCNLCVAEMCSYLPIRGSIFELAARFVDPALGFAMGWTYFYAGLMLVCVEYSAVATLMQYWVPDINPAAWVAMAMVVCVLLNVVAVKYYGEAEFIMASLKVILLFGLLFITLITMCGGNPKGDAYGFRYWKGGKAMQPYHAEGDLGKFCGWWKVVLYAGFTIAGPDMISLSSGEIANPRRTIPRVAKLIFYRLVGFYVLGVLAVGIICSSDDKRLLGAIENSAAGAAASPWVIGIENLGIHGLPSLINFLILTSGLSCGNAYLYSSSRTLYGLARDGQAPAFLMKCNKAGVPMYCVLTVSVISCITFLVAGESSVTVFFWFVDLTTTGLIATYTMMIVVFIGWFRARNAQGMDKSTLHYIAPFNPWAAYVGLFLGVTALLFIGFDKFEPWNTQGFVTSYFCHAYAAILFVAWKVFKKTKFVNPETADLVSGKKEVDEECKHWEEGGIEENYKRELAAMPFWKRCWERMW, translated from the exons ATGGGTTATCAAGAAGACCCCGAGTCAAAAGCCGTCGAGGCTCCCAACGTTTCAGACACTTCACCCGGTGTCTTGATCGATCACAACTCCGTCGATAGAGAATATGGCCGGACCGTACGAGGTCTCTCCCCTCGACATGTTCAGCTCATGGCCATCGGTGGCTCCATCGGTACCGGTCTCTTCGTTGGTATCGGTGGTGTTCTCTCCTCTGCTGGTCCTCTGTCTGTCGTTCTCGGTTACTTGATCTGGGgtgtcttcttcgtctggcCTTGCAACTTGTGTGTTGCCGAGATGTGCTCGTATCTTCCTATCCGTGGTTCCATCTTTGAGCTTGCTGCCCGTTTTGTCGACCCTGCACTTG GATTTGCTATGGGATGGACTTATTTCTACGCTGGTCTTATGCTTGTTTGTGTCGAATACAGTGCTGTAGCAACACTGATGCAATATTGGGTTCCTGACATCAATCCTGCTGCTTGGGTTGCGATGGCCATGGTCGTTTGCGTCCTGCTCAACGTTGTTGCTGTTAA GTACTATGGTGAGGCTGaattcatcatggcttctctCAAGGTTATCCTCCTCTTCGgtctcctcttcatcactctcatcaccatGTGCGGTGGCAACCCTAAGGGCGACGCATATGGATTCCGATACTGGAAGGGCGGCAAGGCTATGCAGCCCTACCACGCTGAGGGAGATCTTGGTAAATTCTGTGGCTGGTGGAAGGTTGTTCTCTACGCTGGTTTCACCATTGCTGGTCCCGATATGATCTCTCTGTCCTCCGGTGAGATCGCCAACCCTCGACGAACTATTCCCCGAgtcgccaagctcatcttctACCGACTTGTTGGTTTCTACGTTCTTGGTGTATTGGCTGTTGGTATCATCTGCTCTTCTGATGACAAGCGTCTGCTCGGTGCTATTGAGAACAGCGCCGCTGGTGCTGCCGCTTCCCCCTGGGTCATTGGCA TTGAGAACCTTGGTATCCACGGTCTCCCCAGCTTGATCaacttcctcatcctcacttcCGGTCTCTCTTGTGGAAACGCCTACCTctactcttcttctcgaaccCTCTACGGTCTTGCTCGCGATGGCCAGGCCCCTGCTTTCCTCATGAAGTGTAACAAGGCTGGTGTTCCCATGTACTGCGTCCTCACTGTCAGCGTCATCAGCTGCATCACCTTCCTCGTCGCTGGCGAGTCCTCCGTTaccgtcttcttctggttCGTCGACCTCACCACCACCGGTCTTATCGCCACCTACACCATGATGATCGTTGTCTTCATCGGTTGGTTCCGCGCTCGCAACGCTCAGGGCATGGACAAGTCTACCCTGCACTACATCGCTCCTTTCAACCCCTGGGCTGCCTACGTCGGTCTCTTCCTCGGTGTCACTGCCCTCCTCTTTATCGGTTTCGACAAGTTCGAGCCTTGGAACACTCAGGGTTTCGTCACCAGCTACTTCTGCCACGCTTATGCTGCTATTCTGTTTGTTGCCTGGAAGGtcttcaagaagaccaagttTGTCAACCCTGAGACAGCCGATCTTGTCAGTGGCAAGAAAGAGGTTGACGAGGAGTGCAAGCACTGGGAGGAGGGTGGTATTGAGGAGAACTACAAGCGTGAGCTTGCTGCCATGCCTTTCTGGAAGAGGTGCTGGGAGCGTATGTGGTAA
- a CDS encoding phosphoribosyltransferase-like protein yields MLDQMANEIKLISGSSHPEISAKVASRLGIDIANTMSLNYSNRETSVSIGESVRDEDVFILQSTAPGDVNDGLMELLIMIHACRTASARRITAVIPSFPYARQDKKDKSRAPISAKLIANMLQVSGCNHVITMDLHASQIQGFFNVPVDNLYAEPSVLRWIRENLSVDNCVIVSPDAGGAKRATSLADRLNTGFALIHKERPRPNVVGRMVLVGDVSDKVAILVDDMADTCGTLAKAAATVNEHGAREVYAIVTHGILSGKAIDTINNSCLSGLVVTNTVPLGDKIERCPKLKVIDVSGTLAEAIRRTHNGESVSYLFNNVPV; encoded by the exons ATGTTGGACCAAATGGCGAACGAAATCAAACTCATCTCGGGGAGCTCCCACCCGGAGATCAGTGCCAAGGTCGCCAGTCG ACTCGGCATTGATATCGCAAACACTATGAGCTTGAACTACTCCAACCGAGAGACTAGTGTTTCTATCGGAGAGTCTGTTCGTGACGAGGACGTGTTTATTCTTCAGTCTACTGCTCCTGGAGATGTTAACGATGGTCTCATGGAGTTGCTCATCATGATTCATGCTTGTCGAACTGCCTCGGCCAGACGGATCACTGCTGTTATTCCCAGCTTTCCTTATGCGCGAcaggacaagaaggacaaatCACGAGCTCCTATCAGTGCTAAGCTGATTGCAAACATGCTCCAGGTTTCTGGTTGC AATCATGTTATCACAATGGATCTTCACGCCTCGCAAATTCAGGGCTTCTTCAACGTCCCCGTGGACAACCTCTACGCTGAACCTTCCGTCCTTCGCTGGATCCGCGAGAACCTCAGTGTCGACAACTGTGTCATCGTTTCTCCCGATGCCGGTGGAGCCAAGCGTGCTACATCTCTTGCTGACCGCCTGAACACCGGTTTCGCTCTCATCCACAAGGAGCGACCCCGACCCAACGTTGTTGGTCGCATGGTTCTTGTCGGCGATGTCAGCGACAAGGTCGCCATTCTTGTTGACGACATGGCCGACACCTGTGGCACT CtcgccaaggctgctgccaCAGTCAATGAGCACGGCGCCAGGGAGGTGTATGCGATTGTTACTCACGGTATTCTGAGTGGTAAGGCCATCGATACCATTAACAACTCATGCCTCTCTGGTCTCGTTGTCACCAACA CTGTTCCTC TGGGTGACAAGATTGAGCGATGccccaagctcaaggtcattgatgtgTCCGGAACACTTGCTGAG GCTATTCGACGAACTCATAACGGAGAATCCGTGTCTTACCTCTTCAACAACGTCCCCGTTTAA